A window of the Bacteroides thetaiotaomicron VPI-5482 genome harbors these coding sequences:
- a CDS encoding EamA family transporter, with the protein MKSQNPSKRNLPGVIIAYFLIYVVWGSTYFFIGVALKDFSPFLLGALRFTTAGLILLGICYLRGEQIFKKSLVKRSAVSGIVLLFVDMAVVMLAQRYLTSSLVAIIASSTALWILLLDVPMWRTNFRNPLTIAGGGIGFGGVVMLYAEQLNAEWLHPQSERGILLLVFGCISWALGTLYAKYRSSREEEVNAFAGSAWQMLFASVMFWICAVVNGDVREADLSTVSVTSWFSLLYLISFGSLLAYSAYVWLLKVRPAAEVGTHAYVNPFIAVLLGVSFGNEQVTFVQLSGLLVILLGVMLISRKRNKMKSTAISR; encoded by the coding sequence ATGAAAAGTCAGAATCCCTCAAAGAGGAATTTGCCGGGTGTTATCATCGCTTATTTCCTCATTTATGTAGTCTGGGGCTCCACCTATTTTTTTATAGGGGTGGCTTTGAAAGATTTTTCACCTTTTCTGCTCGGAGCACTGCGGTTTACGACTGCAGGGCTGATACTTCTTGGAATCTGTTATTTACGGGGAGAACAAATCTTTAAGAAAAGCCTGGTAAAGCGTTCTGCCGTTAGCGGTATTGTTCTGTTGTTTGTAGATATGGCTGTCGTTATGCTGGCACAGCGCTATCTGACAAGTAGCCTCGTTGCTATTATAGCTTCTTCTACGGCACTTTGGATTTTACTTTTGGATGTCCCCATGTGGCGTACTAATTTCCGCAATCCCCTTACGATAGCAGGCGGAGGGATTGGCTTCGGCGGAGTAGTAATGCTTTATGCGGAGCAGCTCAATGCAGAATGGTTGCATCCGCAAAGTGAGCGTGGTATCTTGCTCCTTGTTTTCGGATGTATATCCTGGGCTTTGGGAACACTGTATGCCAAGTACCGTTCTTCCCGTGAGGAAGAAGTGAATGCTTTTGCAGGTTCTGCGTGGCAAATGCTTTTTGCCAGTGTGATGTTCTGGATTTGTGCTGTTGTGAACGGAGATGTTCGGGAAGCCGATTTGAGTACAGTTTCGGTCACAAGCTGGTTCTCCTTGCTTTATTTGATTTCTTTTGGTTCTTTACTGGCATATTCGGCGTATGTCTGGCTCTTGAAAGTACGCCCGGCGGCAGAAGTGGGTACACATGCTTATGTCAATCCTTTTATAGCAGTCCTTTTAGGAGTATCTTTTGGAAATGAGCAAGTTACCTTCGTTCAGCTTTCCGGTTTGCTGGTGATTCTGCTGGGGGTGATGTTGATTAGCCGGAAACGTAACAAAATGAAATCAACGGCAATATCCCGTTAA
- a CDS encoding cupin domain-containing carboxymuconolactone decarboxylase family protein: MRKLFFIFVTVIGFLQIPMQSINAQSMKKEEVPQNISAFPLGKENTGFKQYFTGESWLAPLTGNKDLNVPMSNVTFEPGCRNNWHSHTGGQILIAVGGVGYYQERGKAARRLLPGDVVEIAPDIEHWHGAAPDSWFSHLAIGCNPQTNKNIWLEQVDDQQYAEATKDNGGTGLSATDPELDAIFGNFTKEVQQYGNLDTKTRLMVTLASNIASQAQTEYRMMLESALNAGITPIEIKEILYQAVAYAGMAKVMDFVGITNEALLAHGVRLPLEGQAVVSAETRFDKGLALQKSIFGERIDQMHKNAPENQKHIQRYLSANCFGDYQTRGGLDVKTRELLTFSILVSLGGCESQVKGHIQGNVNVGNNKDTLLAVVTQLLPYIGYPRTLNAIACLNEVIPEK, from the coding sequence ATGAGAAAATTATTTTTTATTTTTGTAACAGTCATCGGATTTCTGCAAATTCCGATGCAATCTATAAATGCACAGAGTATGAAGAAAGAAGAAGTACCTCAGAACATCAGCGCATTTCCGTTGGGAAAGGAAAATACGGGATTCAAGCAATATTTTACAGGAGAATCCTGGCTGGCACCGCTGACCGGTAATAAAGACTTGAATGTACCCATGTCCAACGTTACTTTTGAACCCGGCTGCCGAAATAACTGGCACAGCCATACGGGCGGACAAATCCTCATTGCTGTCGGGGGTGTGGGGTATTATCAGGAACGTGGCAAAGCGGCACGCCGCCTGCTCCCCGGTGATGTGGTTGAAATAGCACCGGACATAGAACATTGGCACGGTGCCGCCCCCGATAGTTGGTTTTCGCATCTGGCTATCGGCTGCAATCCGCAGACCAACAAGAATATTTGGCTGGAACAGGTAGACGACCAGCAGTATGCCGAAGCTACGAAAGATAACGGAGGAACCGGATTAAGCGCCACCGACCCCGAACTGGATGCAATATTCGGCAATTTCACAAAGGAGGTGCAGCAATACGGCAACCTGGATACTAAAACCCGGCTCATGGTAACATTGGCATCCAATATTGCCTCACAGGCACAGACCGAATACCGGATGATGCTTGAAAGCGCTCTCAATGCAGGTATTACTCCGATAGAAATAAAGGAAATCCTTTACCAGGCAGTAGCCTATGCAGGCATGGCTAAAGTGATGGACTTTGTCGGCATCACTAATGAGGCGCTGCTTGCCCACGGTGTACGTCTTCCTTTAGAGGGACAAGCGGTCGTTTCTGCCGAAACCCGTTTCGACAAAGGACTGGCGTTGCAGAAATCCATTTTCGGCGAACGGATCGACCAAATGCATAAAAATGCTCCCGAAAACCAAAAGCATATCCAGCGTTATCTCTCCGCCAACTGCTTCGGAGACTACCAGACACGCGGTGGACTGGACGTGAAGACACGGGAACTACTGACGTTCTCCATCCTTGTTTCCTTGGGAGGCTGTGAATCACAGGTGAAAGGGCACATACAGGGAAATGTCAATGTAGGTAATAATAAAGATACTTTGCTGGCTGTCGTGACGCAGCTTTTGCCTTACATCGGCTATCCACGTACTCTCAACGCTATAGCCTGCCTGAATGAAGTGATTCCGGAAAAATAA
- a CDS encoding cyclophilin-like fold protein, which produces MKKILLIPLMMLTMMPMAACDGSNADPILPEQPGQPGNSDGGDEDDSTNPTNPIPGGNGRYLVLYCSRTGSTERMAQQIQQTLDCDILEVEPQTPYESDYNGMLNRAQEELAAIRQGNYPAIKTSVEDFGNYDIVFVGYPIWYGSMATPMQTFLHNHASKLAGKRIALFASSGSSGISASVDEARTLCSGATFTETLLLTSSTLSQMGNRIRTWLETLGASRENNYPSTSTNVKITVGNRTITATMEDNAAAQDFLSRLPLEVTLNDYNNITEKIFYPSPALTTAGVPRGCAPVPGDITIYVPWNNVAIFCKSGSQSNDLIKIGRIDGNGIDALNVPGNVAVKFERQ; this is translated from the coding sequence ATGAAAAAGATTCTATTAATTCCATTGATGATGCTGACGATGATGCCGATGGCGGCTTGCGACGGCTCAAACGCTGATCCGATTCTTCCGGAACAGCCGGGACAACCGGGAAATTCCGACGGTGGAGACGAGGACGATTCTACAAACCCGACAAACCCCATTCCGGGCGGTAACGGGCGATATCTGGTACTTTACTGTTCGCGCACCGGCAGCACGGAGCGTATGGCGCAACAGATTCAGCAAACACTCGATTGCGATATCCTGGAAGTGGAACCGCAAACACCTTATGAAAGCGATTATAATGGGATGCTCAACCGTGCACAGGAAGAACTGGCTGCTATCCGTCAGGGGAATTATCCGGCGATTAAAACTTCGGTTGAAGATTTCGGCAACTATGATATCGTGTTTGTCGGCTATCCGATTTGGTACGGTAGCATGGCCACACCGATGCAGACATTCCTGCATAATCATGCTTCGAAACTTGCAGGTAAGCGTATCGCTCTTTTTGCCAGCAGTGGCAGCAGCGGCATCTCTGCATCAGTTGACGAGGCGCGGACACTTTGCTCCGGTGCCACTTTCACCGAAACATTGCTTCTGACTTCTTCGACACTTTCGCAGATGGGAAACCGGATACGGACATGGCTCGAAACACTCGGTGCGAGTCGGGAAAACAATTATCCGTCTACTTCTACGAATGTGAAGATTACAGTCGGTAACCGTACCATTACTGCTACGATGGAAGACAATGCCGCGGCGCAGGACTTTCTTTCACGTCTGCCGCTTGAAGTGACGCTGAATGATTATAATAATATCACAGAGAAAATTTTCTATCCGTCGCCTGCACTGACTACGGCAGGAGTGCCCCGTGGCTGTGCACCTGTGCCCGGTGATATTACAATCTATGTGCCGTGGAATAATGTGGCGATCTTCTGTAAAAGCGGGTCGCAAAGCAATGACTTGATAAAGATTGGGCGCATTGACGGTAACGGAATAGATGCATTGAACGTTCCGGGCAATGTGGCAGTGAAATTCGAACGACAATAA
- a CDS encoding helix-turn-helix domain-containing protein, translating to MEENTKEMIVIDSVDRYNEIFGLETRHPLVSIIDLAKSTTWPTRAWFRYEVYALYLKNVKCGDIKYGRQYYDYQDGTIVCFAPGQITDLEMLPNIQPNAHGILFHPDLIRGTALGQEIKKYSFFSYETNEALHISEEERQTVMDCLQKITIELEHSIDKHSRRLICANIGLLLDYCMRFYERQFDTRNGVNKDIIVRFEHLLNEYFEGDAPQNQGLPSVKYFADKVFLSANYFGDMVRKQTGKTVSEYIQDKMIELAKEQLMSSNKTMSQIAYEIGFQYPQHLSRMFKRIVGMTPNQFRLTGYCR from the coding sequence ATGGAAGAGAATACTAAAGAAATGATTGTAATAGACAGCGTTGACCGTTACAACGAAATCTTCGGGCTTGAAACCAGACATCCGTTAGTCAGCATCATCGATCTGGCCAAATCCACTACGTGGCCCACACGTGCGTGGTTTCGTTACGAAGTATATGCACTATACTTGAAAAATGTAAAATGTGGTGATATTAAATATGGGCGCCAATATTACGACTATCAAGACGGAACCATTGTCTGTTTCGCTCCCGGACAAATCACCGACCTGGAAATGCTGCCAAATATTCAACCCAACGCGCATGGTATTCTTTTTCATCCCGACCTTATACGTGGCACTGCGCTCGGACAAGAAATAAAGAAATACTCCTTCTTCTCCTACGAAACCAACGAAGCACTCCACATTTCCGAAGAAGAGCGGCAAACAGTGATGGACTGCCTGCAAAAAATCACCATCGAACTGGAACATTCCATCGACAAACACAGCCGCCGACTAATCTGCGCCAACATAGGATTGCTGCTCGACTACTGTATGCGCTTTTACGAACGCCAGTTCGACACACGAAACGGAGTAAACAAAGACATCATTGTCCGCTTCGAACATCTGCTCAACGAATATTTCGAAGGAGATGCCCCGCAAAACCAAGGGTTGCCATCGGTCAAGTACTTCGCTGATAAAGTATTCCTTTCCGCTAACTATTTTGGCGATATGGTGCGCAAACAAACCGGTAAAACCGTCTCCGAATATATCCAGGATAAAATGATTGAACTGGCAAAAGAACAACTCATGTCTTCGAACAAGACTATGAGCCAAATTGCTTACGAAATCGGATTCCAGTATCCGCAGCACCTTAGCCGGATGTTCAAACGGATTGTGGGGATGACGCCGAATCAATTCCGCTTAACGGGATATTGCCGTTGA
- a CDS encoding putative quinol monooxygenase: MKKLLIIFLLFAATASANVIRPVEPSAAENNMVRLSRIIIDPERLEEYNAYLKEEIEVSMRLEPGVLVLYAVAEKERPNHVTILEIYADEAAYKSHIATPHFKKYKEGTLDMVQMLELIDATPLIPGLKMK; the protein is encoded by the coding sequence ATGAAGAAGTTACTGATTATTTTTCTATTGTTTGCAGCAACCGCTTCGGCAAACGTAATCAGACCGGTCGAACCATCCGCCGCCGAGAACAATATGGTGCGGTTGTCACGCATCATAATCGATCCGGAACGGCTGGAAGAGTACAATGCTTATCTGAAAGAGGAGATCGAAGTCTCGATGCGGTTGGAACCGGGCGTATTGGTACTGTATGCCGTAGCGGAGAAAGAACGCCCCAACCACGTGACTATTCTTGAAATCTATGCCGATGAAGCGGCCTATAAGAGTCATATTGCCACACCTCATTTTAAGAAGTACAAAGAAGGTACACTTGATATGGTGCAGATGCTCGAACTGATTGATGCTACGCCACTCATTCCCGGACTGAAGATGAAGTAA